Proteins encoded together in one Polaribacter reichenbachii window:
- a CDS encoding Cof-type HAD-IIB family hydrolase, with amino-acid sequence MIDFSKVKLVVSDMDGTLLNSQGKVSPLFFELFTKLQQKNIRFCAASGRQYNSIVNKLAVIRDDIHVIAENGGVAKKGNEVLLFNFLKPEKVMHLVPVLREIDRSNMVLCCDDFAFIESKDERFINLFQEYYNSYQQVDDLMEIAKSKDVFKIAVYHFDSSEDYIYPAIKHLKDEVLLKVSGKNWLDISDEKANKGNALRQVQQLLNVTKEETMVFGDYHNDIEMMQEADFSFAMENAHKDIKELAKYATKSNDNYGVERILEQLVNS; translated from the coding sequence ATGATAGACTTTTCGAAAGTAAAATTAGTAGTTTCTGATATGGATGGAACACTACTAAACTCACAAGGCAAAGTAAGTCCACTTTTTTTTGAGCTTTTTACAAAACTACAGCAAAAGAACATTCGTTTTTGTGCTGCCAGCGGAAGGCAATACAATAGTATTGTAAATAAATTGGCAGTAATTAGAGATGATATTCATGTAATTGCAGAAAATGGTGGAGTTGCTAAAAAAGGAAATGAAGTTTTGCTTTTTAATTTCTTAAAACCAGAAAAAGTGATGCATCTTGTGCCTGTTTTAAGAGAAATTGATCGTTCTAATATGGTTTTATGTTGCGATGATTTTGCTTTTATAGAAAGTAAAGACGAACGTTTTATCAACCTTTTTCAAGAATATTACAACAGCTATCAACAAGTTGACGATTTAATGGAAATTGCAAAAAGTAAAGATGTATTTAAGATTGCAGTTTATCATTTCGATTCATCAGAAGATTATATTTATCCAGCTATTAAACATTTAAAAGACGAAGTTTTATTAAAAGTTTCTGGTAAAAACTGGCTAGATATTTCTGATGAAAAAGCCAATAAAGGCAATGCTTTAAGACAAGTTCAACAACTATTAAACGTTACCAAAGAAGAAACGATGGTTTTTGGTGATTACCATAATGATATAGAAATGATGCAAGAAGCAGACTTTAGTTTTGCAATGGAAAATGCACATAAAGATATTAAAGAATTAGCCAAATACGCTACAAAAAGTAATGACAATTACGGAGTTGAGCGCATTTTAGAACAGTTGGTAAACTCTTAG
- a CDS encoding secondary thiamine-phosphate synthase enzyme YjbQ: MIFEQKEIQLQPCKRGFHLITAIVLREFPEVKSIQKGILKVFIKHTSASLTINEDADPTVRVDFESHFNKMVPENAPYYIHTYEGSDDMPAHLKASLLGSSVEIPITNGRLNLGTWQGIYLCEHRNYGGFRKLVLTAFGV, from the coding sequence ATGATTTTTGAACAAAAAGAAATACAATTACAACCTTGTAAAAGAGGTTTTCATTTAATTACAGCCATTGTTTTAAGAGAATTTCCTGAAGTTAAATCAATTCAAAAAGGAATTTTAAAAGTGTTTATAAAACACACTTCTGCTAGTTTAACCATTAACGAAGATGCAGACCCAACTGTTCGTGTAGACTTTGAAAGTCATTTTAATAAAATGGTTCCAGAAAATGCGCCTTATTATATTCATACTTACGAAGGTTCTGATGATATGCCTGCACATTTAAAAGCATCTTTATTGGGTAGTTCTGTAGAAATTCCGATAACCAATGGGAGATTAAATTTGGGTACTTGGCAAGGAATTTATTTATGTGAACATAGAAATTATGGAGGTTTTAGAAAATTGGTTTTAACTGCTTTTGGAGTTTAA
- a CDS encoding carbon-nitrogen hydrolase family protein translates to MKNNLLKVALAQISPVWLDKEKTIKKIENSILDASKENCELIVFGEALLPGYPFWLALTDGAKWDLKVNKEIHAHYVCNSITIEKGELDSVCKLAKEHNISIYLGIMERAQNRGGHSIYASLVYINQGGEIKSVHRKLQPTYDERLTWAPGDGNGLQVHPLKEFTVGGLNCWENWMPLPRTALYGLGEDLHIAVWPGSDHNTKDITRFIARESRSFVISVSSLMEKSDFAEDLPHYDKIIKDAPDVLANGGSCIASPNGEWLIEPVLHKEGLIIETLDFNRVLEERQNFDAVGHYSRPDVTKLHVNRERQSTVSFDD, encoded by the coding sequence ATGAAAAACAACCTATTAAAAGTAGCCCTAGCACAAATTTCACCAGTTTGGTTAGACAAAGAAAAGACAATCAAAAAAATTGAAAATTCAATTTTAGATGCTTCAAAAGAAAATTGTGAACTCATTGTTTTTGGTGAAGCTTTATTACCTGGTTATCCTTTTTGGTTAGCTTTAACTGATGGTGCAAAATGGGATTTAAAAGTAAATAAAGAAATCCACGCTCATTATGTTTGTAATTCGATTACTATAGAAAAAGGTGAATTAGATTCTGTTTGTAAATTGGCAAAAGAACACAATATTTCCATCTACTTAGGCATTATGGAACGTGCTCAAAATAGAGGAGGACATAGTATTTATGCAAGTTTAGTGTATATAAATCAAGGAGGAGAAATAAAATCTGTACATCGTAAATTACAACCTACTTATGATGAACGTTTAACTTGGGCTCCTGGAGATGGAAATGGTTTACAAGTTCACCCTCTAAAAGAATTTACAGTTGGTGGCTTAAATTGTTGGGAAAATTGGATGCCACTACCAAGAACTGCTTTGTATGGTTTAGGTGAAGATTTACATATTGCTGTTTGGCCTGGATCTGACCATAATACAAAAGACATTACACGTTTTATAGCCAGAGAATCTCGTTCTTTTGTGATTTCTGTTTCTAGTTTAATGGAAAAATCAGATTTTGCTGAAGATTTACCACATTATGATAAAATTATAAAAGATGCACCTGATGTTTTGGCAAATGGAGGTTCATGTATTGCATCACCAAATGGAGAATGGTTAATTGAACCAGTTTTACATAAAGAAGGTTTAATAATAGAAACGTTAGATTTTAATCGTGTTTTAGAAGAACGACAAAACTTTGATGCTGTTGGGCATTATTCTAGACCAGATGTAACTAAATTACACGTAAATAGAGAAAGACAAAGTACGGTTTCTTTTGATGATTAA
- a CDS encoding DUF2797 domain-containing protein: MQYQGVLKKMKTENSTEIQYYLDMKTDFLNMNQLLNKEIKLSFVTYECLNCHLEKKIYRQGFCKSCFFDAPNAGDWIMRPELSKAHLDIEDRDLVYEKSVQLQPHIVYLANSSNVKVGVTRKQQVPTRWIDQGAHEAIEIVEVPNRYLAGITEVALKEHVADKTNWRKMLKNDIEDENLVEWRDKLKAYIPEEAKEYFIENNSETNINFPVVKYPTKPKSLNLIKTPNYTGKLVGIKGQYLIFDDETVFNVRANEGLVVSIEL; this comes from the coding sequence ATGCAATATCAAGGAGTCTTAAAAAAAATGAAAACTGAAAATTCTACTGAAATTCAGTATTATTTAGATATGAAAACTGATTTTTTAAATATGAATCAGTTGTTAAACAAAGAAATAAAACTTTCATTTGTTACTTATGAGTGTTTAAACTGTCATTTAGAAAAGAAAATTTACAGACAAGGTTTTTGTAAATCTTGTTTTTTTGATGCTCCAAATGCTGGTGATTGGATTATGAGACCAGAATTAAGTAAAGCACATTTAGATATTGAAGATAGAGATTTGGTGTACGAAAAATCGGTGCAATTACAACCACATATTGTATATCTGGCAAATTCTAGCAACGTAAAAGTTGGTGTTACAAGAAAGCAACAAGTACCCACAAGATGGATAGATCAAGGAGCACATGAAGCTATTGAGATTGTAGAAGTACCCAATAGATATTTAGCAGGAATTACAGAAGTTGCTTTAAAAGAACATGTTGCTGATAAAACAAATTGGCGTAAAATGCTAAAGAACGATATTGAAGATGAAAATTTAGTTGAGTGGAGAGATAAGTTAAAAGCTTACATACCAGAAGAAGCTAAAGAATACTTCATAGAAAATAATTCTGAAACGAATATTAATTTTCCTGTTGTAAAATATCCAACCAAACCTAAAAGTTTAAATTTGATAAAAACGCCAAACTATACAGGAAAATTAGTAGGAATAAAAGGGCAGTATTTAATTTTTGATGACGAAACTGTTTTTAATGTAAGAGCTAATGAAGGTTTGGTGGTTTCTATAGAATTATAA
- a CDS encoding GH3 auxin-responsive promoter family protein, translating to MAYPIVNSIISWFLKKRIHQIELFLKYPNDVQNELLLKLVATAKRTEFGKIHQFSSIKNYNDFIKNVPIQKYETIEPLIERCRQGEQNLFWPTYIKWFAKSSGTTNAKSKFIPVSEEALEYCHMKAGKDMLCLYINNNEETQLFTGKGLKLGGSSEIYKDNNSYFGDLSAIITENLPFWADYSSAPSQEVALMAEWETKMDAIIEETINEDITSLVGVPSWMLVLLNNVLERTGKDNILEVWPNLEVYFHGGVNFNPYLEQYKKLIPKKDFKYYETYNASEGFFAIQDRNDSKDLLLMLDYGIFYEFIPMSQYKGENSETIPISEVKKDIDYALIITTNSGLWRYLIGDTIRFTSLDPYRIKITGRTRHYINVFGEELNIENVEDALKLACQKTNAIITDYTVGPIFMKDKKSGGHEWIIEFNEHPENMNYFTEMLDNALKSINSDYEAKRYNSMTLAMPKIHVAKEGLFYEWLKKKDKLGGQHKVPRLSNQRDFVEELLKL from the coding sequence ATGGCTTACCCCATTGTAAATTCTATAATTTCTTGGTTTTTAAAAAAACGTATTCATCAAATTGAATTGTTTTTAAAATATCCTAATGATGTGCAAAATGAGCTACTTTTAAAATTAGTTGCTACTGCAAAAAGAACTGAATTTGGTAAAATACACCAGTTTTCATCCATCAAAAATTATAATGATTTTATAAAAAACGTACCTATTCAGAAATACGAAACTATAGAACCTTTAATTGAGAGATGTAGGCAAGGTGAGCAAAATTTATTTTGGCCAACGTATATAAAATGGTTTGCAAAATCTAGTGGAACTACAAATGCAAAAAGTAAATTTATACCTGTAAGTGAAGAAGCTTTAGAATATTGCCATATGAAAGCTGGTAAAGATATGTTGTGTTTATACATTAACAATAACGAAGAAACGCAACTCTTTACGGGTAAAGGTTTAAAATTGGGTGGTAGTTCTGAGATTTACAAAGACAACAATTCTTATTTTGGAGATTTGTCTGCAATTATTACCGAAAACCTACCTTTTTGGGCAGATTACAGTTCTGCTCCAAGTCAAGAAGTGGCTTTAATGGCTGAATGGGAAACCAAAATGGATGCTATTATAGAAGAAACCATAAACGAAGATATTACTAGTTTAGTTGGTGTACCAAGTTGGATGTTAGTGCTCTTAAACAATGTTTTAGAAAGAACAGGTAAAGATAATATTTTAGAGGTTTGGCCAAATTTAGAAGTATATTTTCATGGAGGCGTAAACTTTAATCCGTATTTAGAACAGTATAAAAAATTGATTCCGAAAAAGGATTTTAAATATTACGAAACTTACAATGCTTCTGAAGGATTTTTTGCGATTCAAGACAGAAATGATTCTAAAGATTTATTGTTGATGTTAGATTACGGAATTTTCTATGAATTTATACCTATGTCTCAATATAAAGGAGAGAACTCTGAAACGATACCAATTTCTGAAGTAAAAAAAGATATTGATTATGCTTTAATTATTACAACCAATAGTGGTTTATGGCGGTATTTAATTGGTGATACCATTCGTTTTACTTCTTTAGACCCTTATCGAATTAAAATTACAGGACGTACAAGGCATTATATTAATGTTTTTGGTGAAGAGCTTAATATTGAAAACGTAGAAGATGCTTTAAAATTAGCTTGCCAAAAAACAAATGCCATTATTACTGATTATACTGTAGGTCCTATTTTTATGAAAGATAAAAAAAGTGGTGGGCATGAATGGATTATTGAGTTTAATGAGCATCCTGAAAATATGAATTACTTTACTGAAATGCTAGACAATGCTTTAAAATCTATTAATTCTGATTACGAGGCAAAACGTTATAATTCAATGACCTTAGCAATGCCAAAAATTCACGTAGCTAAAGAAGGTTTGTTTTATGAATGGCTAAAGAAAAAAGACAAATTAGGTGGGCAGCATAAAGTACCAAGATTATCTAACCAAAGAGATTTTGTAGAAGAGTTATTGAAACTTTAA
- a CDS encoding DUF4139 domain-containing protein, protein MKKVVFLLICIQFSIAIKAQNNREKIIKSEVKSAVVFLENAQVNREKTVFLSKGENTLKFTNLSPFIDSKSIQIKAKDIEIQAINFQKDYLKQIKKNPELQKLKTQLSLIENNINSKNVDLEIVKEEVVFLKSNKTIGGNQTLTATTFKEAANYYGSKIKALKTTEFKLKNAIKTLNLEASKIEKQISDFTSNKNFGSGEITIRLKSELAKNTKFILSYNVDNVGWYPTYDVRVKNINAPLELVYKANLYQNSKVDWTNVKLSFSSGNPTKSNKVKEVIPYFIDYGTNPPNYKNNINQVTGVVSGSGEPLPGATITIKGTTIGTTTDFDGKFSLEIPDTNSTLLINYLGFKSKEMAINSNYINVNLEEDYNQLDEIVVVGYGTSRKGSRKNDRKIGTTLSGAVAGLSIRGASSIKKEKARTKVSTINTKQVVNQTTVNFEVVKPYSIKTSNKNFSLTMKVFNITSNYQYYSFPRAEQSAFLVAKITDWEKFNLLEAEANIYFEDTFVGTTLIDTRVAKKELEISLGVDKNVAIARNKEKDFTTRQFIGNKKEEARVWNYTVKNNKNEAINIVVLDQIPISMSETIKIELNTDVTKGVLNTETGEIKWKINLPSKEVKNFKLKYAVKHPKNYVINLD, encoded by the coding sequence ATGAAAAAAGTTGTTTTTTTACTTATTTGCATTCAGTTTTCAATCGCTATTAAAGCGCAAAATAATAGAGAAAAAATTATAAAATCAGAAGTAAAATCTGCTGTAGTTTTTCTTGAAAATGCACAAGTTAATAGAGAAAAAACTGTTTTTTTATCTAAAGGTGAAAACACCTTAAAATTTACGAATCTGTCTCCTTTTATTGATAGCAAGAGTATTCAAATAAAAGCTAAGGATATAGAAATTCAGGCTATAAATTTTCAGAAAGATTACTTAAAACAAATCAAAAAAAATCCTGAGTTACAGAAATTAAAAACGCAATTATCATTAATTGAAAATAATATCAACTCAAAAAATGTTGATTTAGAAATTGTTAAAGAAGAAGTTGTGTTTTTAAAATCTAACAAAACTATTGGAGGAAACCAAACACTTACAGCTACCACTTTTAAAGAAGCTGCCAATTATTATGGAAGCAAAATTAAAGCATTAAAAACAACCGAGTTTAAACTAAAAAATGCAATAAAAACGTTAAACTTAGAAGCTTCAAAAATAGAAAAGCAGATTAGTGATTTTACATCAAATAAGAATTTTGGTTCTGGTGAAATTACAATCCGTTTAAAATCTGAACTAGCTAAAAACACAAAATTTATTTTAAGTTATAATGTAGATAATGTTGGTTGGTACCCAACTTACGATGTTCGAGTAAAAAATATAAACGCTCCTTTAGAATTAGTTTACAAAGCTAACTTATATCAAAATTCAAAAGTAGATTGGACCAATGTTAAACTAAGTTTTTCTTCTGGTAACCCAACAAAATCGAACAAAGTAAAAGAAGTAATTCCGTATTTTATAGATTATGGTACAAACCCACCTAATTATAAAAATAACATTAATCAAGTTACTGGTGTTGTTAGTGGTTCTGGAGAACCTTTGCCTGGTGCAACTATTACTATTAAAGGCACAACAATAGGAACAACTACAGATTTTGATGGTAAATTTTCTCTTGAAATACCTGATACAAATAGTACATTATTAATTAACTATTTAGGTTTTAAATCTAAAGAAATGGCTATTAATAGCAATTATATAAATGTTAATCTTGAAGAAGACTACAATCAACTAGATGAAATTGTAGTAGTTGGTTATGGAACTAGCAGAAAAGGAAGTCGTAAAAATGATCGAAAAATTGGCACAACATTAAGTGGAGCAGTTGCTGGTCTTTCTATTAGAGGAGCATCATCAATAAAAAAAGAAAAAGCAAGAACGAAAGTAAGCACAATTAATACCAAACAAGTAGTTAACCAAACCACAGTGAATTTTGAAGTGGTAAAACCTTACTCTATTAAAACTAGCAACAAAAACTTTAGTTTAACAATGAAGGTTTTTAATATAACTAGTAATTATCAATATTATTCTTTTCCGAGAGCTGAACAAAGTGCATTTTTAGTAGCAAAAATTACAGATTGGGAAAAATTTAATTTATTAGAAGCTGAAGCCAATATTTATTTTGAAGATACTTTTGTTGGTACTACTTTAATTGACACAAGAGTTGCTAAAAAAGAACTAGAAATTTCTTTAGGAGTTGATAAAAATGTAGCCATTGCTAGAAATAAAGAAAAAGACTTTACCACTAGACAATTTATTGGTAATAAAAAAGAAGAAGCTAGAGTGTGGAACTACACTGTAAAAAACAATAAGAATGAAGCAATTAATATTGTTGTTTTAGATCAAATTCCGATTTCAATGTCTGAGACAATAAAAATTGAACTAAATACAGATGTTACTAAAGGAGTCTTAAACACAGAAACTGGAGAAATAAAATGGAAAATAAATTTACCATCAAAAGAAGTTAAAAACTTTAAACTAAAATATGCTGTTAAGCATCCTAAAAATTATGTTATAAATCTAGATTAA
- a CDS encoding polyprenyl synthetase family protein: MKPVELFKLPIKNEMELFEKKFKDAMLSKVPLLNRITYYIVRRKGKQMRPMFVFLVAKMVSDGGFDERTYRGASVVELIHTATLVHDDVVDDSNRRRGFFSVNALWKNKIAVLVGDFLLSKGLLLSIDNEDFDLLKLISIAVREMSEGELLQIEKARKLDITEDIYFDIIRQKTATLIAACCGIGAASVGAKNDVVQQMRKFGEYIGIAFQIKDDLFDYTDDKIGKPTGIDIKEQKMTLPLIYTLNNCSKKEKSWLINSIKKHNKDKKRVKEVIKFVKENGGIEYTVSKMNDYRQRALNILETYPASPYKKSLLQMIDYVVERKI, from the coding sequence ATGAAGCCAGTAGAACTTTTTAAACTACCTATTAAAAACGAGATGGAGCTCTTTGAAAAGAAATTCAAAGATGCAATGCTTTCTAAAGTTCCGCTTTTAAATAGAATTACTTATTATATAGTTCGTAGAAAAGGAAAACAAATGCGACCAATGTTTGTTTTTTTAGTAGCAAAAATGGTTTCTGATGGTGGTTTTGATGAAAGAACTTATAGAGGTGCATCTGTTGTAGAGCTAATTCACACAGCTACTTTAGTACACGATGATGTTGTAGATGATTCTAATAGACGTAGAGGTTTTTTTTCTGTAAATGCTTTATGGAAAAATAAAATTGCGGTTTTAGTGGGAGATTTTTTATTGTCTAAAGGTTTACTTTTATCCATAGATAATGAAGATTTCGATTTGTTAAAATTGATTTCTATTGCTGTTCGTGAAATGAGCGAAGGTGAGTTATTGCAAATTGAAAAAGCCAGAAAATTAGATATTACAGAAGATATTTATTTTGATATCATTCGTCAAAAAACAGCCACTTTAATTGCAGCTTGTTGTGGAATTGGAGCAGCTTCTGTAGGCGCAAAAAACGATGTTGTTCAGCAAATGCGAAAATTTGGAGAATATATTGGGATTGCTTTTCAAATAAAAGATGATTTATTCGATTATACAGATGATAAAATTGGCAAACCTACAGGTATAGATATTAAAGAACAAAAAATGACTTTGCCCTTAATTTATACTTTAAATAATTGCTCTAAAAAGGAAAAATCTTGGCTTATTAATTCTATAAAAAAACATAATAAAGACAAGAAAAGAGTAAAAGAAGTAATTAAGTTTGTAAAAGAAAATGGCGGAATTGAGTATACAGTTTCTAAAATGAATGATTACAGACAAAGAGCATTAAATATTTTAGAAACCTACCCAGCATCACCTTATAAAAAATCTTTACTACAAATGATTGATTATGTGGTTGAAAGAAAAATTTAA
- the rlmN gene encoding 23S rRNA (adenine(2503)-C(2))-methyltransferase RlmN encodes MNKKKDIRALTKEQLRDFFVENGDKAFRGNQVYEWLWNKSLHTFEDMTNISKQTREMLEENFVINHIKVDSMQKSNDGTIKNGIKLHDGLVVESVLIPTEKRTTACVSSQVGCSLDCKFCATARLKRMRNLNPDEIYDQVVVIDKQSRLYHNKKLTNIVFMGMGEPLMNYKNVLKSIEMITSPEGLGMSSKRITVSTSGVPKMIKKMADEEVKFNLAVSLHSAIDEVRTSIMPFNTNFPLKDLKESLEYWYEKTKRAITYEYVVWNGINDRKEDITALVEFCKYVPCKVNLIEYNPIDDGEFQQASNSAINNYISNLEMHDITVNVRRSRGKDIDAACGQLANKA; translated from the coding sequence TTGAATAAAAAGAAAGACATAAGAGCCTTAACCAAAGAACAGTTACGCGATTTTTTTGTAGAAAATGGCGATAAAGCTTTTCGTGGAAACCAAGTTTATGAATGGCTTTGGAACAAGTCTTTACATACTTTTGAAGATATGACTAACATTTCTAAACAAACCAGAGAAATGTTAGAAGAAAACTTTGTGATTAATCATATCAAAGTAGATTCTATGCAAAAAAGTAATGATGGTACCATAAAAAATGGTATTAAATTACACGATGGTTTAGTGGTTGAATCTGTTTTAATACCTACAGAAAAAAGAACAACAGCTTGTGTTTCTAGTCAAGTTGGGTGTAGTTTAGATTGTAAGTTTTGTGCAACTGCTCGTTTAAAAAGAATGCGTAATCTAAATCCTGATGAAATTTATGATCAGGTTGTTGTTATAGACAAACAAAGTAGATTATATCACAATAAAAAATTGACGAATATTGTTTTTATGGGAATGGGTGAGCCACTTATGAACTATAAAAATGTTTTGAAATCTATAGAAATGATAACATCTCCTGAAGGTTTAGGAATGTCATCAAAAAGAATAACAGTGTCTACTTCTGGTGTACCAAAAATGATTAAAAAAATGGCAGACGAAGAAGTAAAATTCAATTTAGCAGTTTCTTTGCACTCAGCAATAGATGAGGTTAGAACATCAATAATGCCCTTTAATACCAATTTCCCTTTAAAAGATTTAAAAGAATCTTTAGAATATTGGTATGAGAAAACCAAAAGAGCAATTACTTACGAATATGTAGTTTGGAATGGGATTAACGACAGAAAAGAAGACATTACAGCTTTAGTAGAATTCTGTAAATATGTGCCTTGTAAAGTGAATTTAATAGAGTATAACCCAATTGATGATGGCGAATTTCAACAAGCAAGTAATTCTGCCATAAATAACTATATTTCTAATTTAGAAATGCACGATATTACTGTAAATGTAAGAAGAAGTAGAGGTAAAGATATTGATGCAGCTTGTGGGCAATTGGCCAATAAAGCTTAA
- the queA gene encoding tRNA preQ1(34) S-adenosylmethionine ribosyltransferase-isomerase QueA, which translates to MKLSNFDFELPEELLAIYPAEHRDESRLMVLNRKDQTIEHKTFKDVINYFDEGDILMLNNTKVFPARMFGNKEKTGARIEVFLLRELNAENRLWDVLVDPARKIRIGNKLFFGEDDSLVAEVIDNTTSRGRTLRFLFDGSYEAFREKLLELGETPLPRTIKREVEASDEERYQTIYAKHEGAVAAPTAGLHFSKHLLKRLEIKGVDFAEMTLHVGLGTFSPVEVEDLSKHKMDSEQIVIPAASADKINKAKIEKRRICAVGTTVMRTVESSVSSNAELNAYEGWTNKFIFPPYDFSIANTMITNFHTPKSTLMMQAAAFAGYDFLMEAYKEAIKEGYKFSTYGDAMLII; encoded by the coding sequence ATGAAATTATCAAACTTCGATTTTGAACTGCCAGAAGAATTATTAGCAATTTATCCTGCAGAACATAGAGATGAGTCTCGTTTAATGGTCTTAAATAGAAAAGACCAAACTATAGAACATAAAACATTTAAAGACGTTATCAATTATTTTGATGAAGGCGATATTTTAATGTTAAACAACACCAAAGTTTTTCCTGCGAGAATGTTTGGGAATAAAGAAAAAACAGGAGCTAGAATTGAGGTTTTCTTATTAAGAGAACTAAATGCAGAAAATAGATTATGGGATGTTTTAGTAGATCCTGCAAGAAAAATTAGAATTGGTAACAAACTATTCTTTGGTGAAGACGATAGTTTAGTAGCTGAGGTTATAGACAACACAACATCTAGAGGTAGAACCTTACGTTTTTTGTTTGATGGTAGTTACGAAGCTTTTAGAGAAAAATTATTAGAACTTGGTGAAACACCTTTACCAAGAACTATAAAAAGAGAAGTTGAAGCTTCTGATGAAGAGCGTTACCAAACAATTTATGCAAAACACGAAGGTGCAGTTGCTGCACCAACAGCAGGTTTACACTTTTCTAAACACTTATTAAAACGTTTAGAAATTAAAGGAGTAGATTTTGCAGAAATGACATTGCATGTTGGTTTAGGTACTTTTAGTCCAGTAGAAGTAGAAGATTTATCGAAACATAAAATGGATTCTGAGCAAATTGTTATACCAGCTGCATCCGCAGATAAAATTAACAAAGCTAAAATAGAAAAAAGAAGAATTTGTGCTGTAGGTACAACTGTAATGAGAACTGTAGAATCTTCAGTATCATCTAACGCAGAATTAAATGCCTATGAAGGTTGGACAAATAAATTTATCTTTCCTCCTTACGATTTTAGTATTGCAAACACAATGATTACGAACTTTCACACACCAAAATCTACTTTAATGATGCAAGCAGCAGCATTTGCAGGTTATGATTTTTTAATGGAAGCTTATAAAGAAGCTATTAAAGAAGGTTATAAATTCTCTACTTACGGAGATGCAATGTTAATTATATAA
- a CDS encoding 3-phosphoshikimate 1-carboxyvinyltransferase: protein MDILLNVLEEKKIDQKITISGSKSESNRLLILQNLFPELSIENLSDSDDSVHMQHALSTDDELVNIGHAGTAMRFLTSYFSVAKGRETVLTGSDRMQNRPIEILVNALRDLGANISYEAKEGYPPIRIKGTEITTDKVQINGNVSSQYISSLLLIACKLENGLEIELTGKITSIPYIKMTLSLLSQIGIESNFEGNIIKVYPKKSIEKQTIVVESDWSSASYFYSIVALAEIGSEIQLSAYKKESLQGDSCLAEIYKHFGVTTTFGDNFITLKKETETQKEALVINLKNAPDIAQTIVVTCFAESISCSLSGLHTLKIKETDRLVALHDELSKLGANIAVTNETLELDITSRIHKNIAIKTYNDHRMAMAFAPLALRVPIQINNAEVVTKSYQKFWEDMQQLGIKIDEL from the coding sequence ATGGACATATTGTTAAATGTTTTAGAAGAAAAAAAGATAGACCAAAAAATAACAATTTCTGGTTCTAAAAGCGAATCGAATAGGTTATTGATTTTACAAAATCTTTTTCCAGAACTTTCTATAGAAAATTTATCAGATTCTGATGATTCTGTACATATGCAACACGCACTTTCTACGGATGATGAATTGGTAAATATTGGTCATGCAGGTACTGCAATGCGTTTTTTAACTTCTTATTTTTCTGTAGCTAAAGGCAGAGAAACTGTGTTAACAGGTTCTGATAGAATGCAAAATAGACCTATAGAAATTTTGGTAAATGCTTTAAGAGATTTAGGCGCAAATATATCTTATGAAGCTAAAGAAGGATATCCGCCAATTAGAATTAAAGGAACTGAGATTACAACAGATAAAGTACAGATTAATGGTAATGTTAGTAGCCAATACATTTCATCATTACTATTAATTGCTTGTAAATTAGAAAATGGGTTAGAAATTGAATTAACAGGTAAAATAACTTCTATTCCTTATATTAAAATGACATTGAGTTTGCTTTCTCAAATAGGAATTGAAAGTAATTTTGAAGGGAATATCATTAAAGTTTATCCGAAGAAATCAATTGAAAAACAAACTATTGTTGTAGAGTCTGATTGGTCTTCTGCAAGTTATTTTTATTCCATTGTTGCTTTGGCAGAAATTGGATCAGAAATTCAATTATCAGCCTATAAAAAAGAAAGTTTGCAAGGCGATTCTTGCTTAGCAGAAATCTATAAACATTTTGGAGTAACAACCACTTTTGGAGATAATTTTATCACTCTAAAAAAAGAAACTGAAACTCAAAAAGAAGCTTTGGTTATTAACTTAAAAAATGCACCAGATATTGCACAAACTATTGTAGTTACTTGTTTTGCAGAGAGCATTTCCTGTAGCTTATCTGGTTTACATACTTTAAAAATTAAAGAAACAGATAGATTAGTAGCTTTGCACGATGAATTATCTAAATTAGGTGCAAATATTGCTGTAACCAACGAAACTTTAGAATTGGATATAACTTCTAGAATCCATAAAAACATTGCCATAAAAACGTATAACGATCATAGAATGGCTATGGCTTTTGCGCCTTTAGCTTTAAGAGTTCCTATTCAAATAAATAATGCTGAAGTAGTTACAAAATCTTACCAAAAATTTTGGGAAGACATGCAACAATTAGGTATTAAAATTGACGAACTTTAA